A stretch of DNA from Clostridia bacterium:
TACTATCTTCTCTAGTCATTGCATTTTTCTCAACTCCGGGAAGCTATGATCCACTGCTGCTTTTAATATCGGTAGCTCCAAGCTCGGTATTTTTCACACTTGCAGGACTTGCTCTGGCAGTCAGGGTTAAATCAATAAATGGATATATAATAGCATCTCCCTTTTTCCTGACACCGTTCATACTGCCATTATTGGGATTTATGAAGCTTTTCAACTCTCCAATTTACTATTTACTTCCTGGGTATAGCTCAGTACAGCTGCTTGCTGGTGCTTATAACGGAATTTCATTTGCTGATGCGTTGTATTCCATAGTACTTATTGCTGTATGGGATGTACTGGCATATATCTGGGCATGCAGATGGTTTAGAAAATATATAATAGCAGGAATTGGAGGTGGAAGCATATGAGAAAGTTTTTGGCACTTTTCTTCGGGGATATGAAGAATATCAGCCGTGACTCAATGCTGCTCATATCTATATTTGCTCCCTTCATTCTTGCTTTTTTGATGAGACCGGGACTGACCTTTGCAAGGGAGATACTGCTCAGAGAACTCTCCTTTGATCTTTCTCAGTACTACACTCTCATAATGAGTGTCATTATTCTTATCACTCCAATGATGATGGGAATGCTGTCCGGGTTTCTGATACTGGATGAAAGGGATGAAAACATCCTGTCTTTCTATTCGGTTACTCCTCTTTCAAAGTCAGGATACCTTTTTTATAGAGTTGCAATGCCTACGGTTATGAGCTTTCTACTCTCCTTCTTCGTATTTTATTTCATAGGGATAGCAGAATGCAGAATAGAGTTTCTTATACCGGTGCTTCTGCTCTGTGCACTAGAGTCACCGATGATGGCATTATTTCTTGGTGCTTTTGCTTCCAATAAGGTGGAGGGACTGGTACTGACAAAAGCTTTTGGGATACTTTTTATTGCTCCTGTTGCTGGGTACTTTATCAAGTCAAATTGGCAATATGCAGCTGGAATAGCCCCGACTTATTGGGTTTCAAAGGCATTGCTTGAAGGCTCTCTGGCAAACGGCAGCTATTGGATATATGTTGTTGTTGGGGCGACTGTACACTTACTAATTATTAGCTTGCTCGTAAGGCGTTTTGAGAACCTTTATATATAGTAATGCATATTATGAACAAACCTCAGAGCAGCACTGAATAATTGTTTGTTATAAAGTGAATTATAGGTTTATAAAGCTGGCAAAATGTACTCATATTATTGTCAAGTATAAAGCCTTGTGATATAATCAATTAAGATTGATTTGGATAAAAATATAATATTGTAGTAATCGTTGATGGAGAGAGTAAATTGTGAAAGGCTTAAAGAGAGGTGCTGCCACAGGCTGAGAGCGCACCAGCAATGTAGCAATTGAAGTTCACTCCGGAGATTCAAGGCTGAACATGGTACCTCGTAAAGCATTTTATTTCTAGGGCGAGCGAGGCACCAAACAGATGTAGTGCATTTTTAACACTTGAAATACGGGAAATCTGTGGTGTTAAAAAGCACTGGTAGGCTTTGACGGCTGATACCGTTATATTTTTAAGCGGTTTGCAGTTATGCAAACAAGCAGGGTGGTACCGCGGATAACCTTCGTCCCTTTTTTGGGAATGAAGGTTTTAATTTTTGCCTATAATTAGTAATATGACCTTATAGAAAGGAGCATGAAAAATGAAAGAAACGCTAGAAAAAATCAAGATGCAGTCCGTTAAGGAATTGGAAAGTGTCCAGTCGCAGAAGCAGCTGGAAGAGTTAAGAATCAAGTATCTGGGTAAAAAGGGAGAGCTTACACAGGTACTTAGGGGGATGGGAGGTCTGACCACAGAGGAAAGACCCATAATTGGACAGCTTGCTAATGAAATCAGGGATTATATCAATGAGAAGATTGAAGAAACAGCATACTGCTTGAAGAGAAAGGATTTGGAGAGCAGGCTGAGGAGCGAATTCATCGATGTAACAATGCCGCCAAAAAGAAAAGCACTGGGCAATAAGCATCCGCTTACTAAAGTGTTGGATGAAGTCAACCAGATATTCATAGGCATGGGATTTTCCATAGTTGAAGGGCCTGAAATAGAAAAGACCTACTATAACTTTGATGCATTAAATCACAGCAAATATCACCCAGCAAGGGATATTCAGGATACCTTCTATGTTACAGAGGAAATACTATTAAGAACACAGACCTCTCCTATGCAGGTCAGGACAATGGAGCAGCAGAAGCCCCCAATAAGGGTTCTGGTGCCTGGCAAGGTCTACAGGAGAGATGAGATAGATGCAACACATTCACCTATGTTCCATCAGATAGAAGGTCTGGTTGTGGACAAGGGGATAACAATGGCGAATTTGAAGGGGACTCTGGACGTGTTCGCAAAGAGGCTTTACGGTGAGAACACAAAGACTAGATTCAGACCTCACCACTTCCCATTTACAGAGCCAAGCGCTGAGATGGACTGCACATGCTCCGCCTGCAAGGGAGCAGGCTGCAGAGTGTGCAAGAATGAAGGCTGGATAGAGATACTGGGTGCCGGCATGGTACATCCTAATGTACTCAGAAACTGCGGCATTGACCCGGA
This window harbors:
- the pheS gene encoding phenylalanine--tRNA ligase subunit alpha, whose translation is MKETLEKIKMQSVKELESVQSQKQLEELRIKYLGKKGELTQVLRGMGGLTTEERPIIGQLANEIRDYINEKIEETAYCLKRKDLESRLRSEFIDVTMPPKRKALGNKHPLTKVLDEVNQIFIGMGFSIVEGPEIEKTYYNFDALNHSKYHPARDIQDTFYVTEEILLRTQTSPMQVRTMEQQKPPIRVLVPGKVYRRDEIDATHSPMFHQIEGLVVDKGITMANLKGTLDVFAKRLYGENTKTRFRPHHFPFTEPSAEMDCTCSACKGAGCRVCKNEGWIEILGAGMVHPNVLRNCGIDPEVYSGFAFGMGLDRIALLKYDVEDLRLFFENDKRFLAQF